The DNA window GGCTTCGACACGAAACCGAGGCTCTCGATCGCAGACTACGGTGACGGTCACCGGACGTCGAACCTGAAGGTCGAATTTCTCCTCGTAGGCCTGGTAGTACCGCGGAACGGCCTCGGCCGCGGTGACGTCGTCGGGGTTCTCGCCCGTGAGTGTGTCCGCGAATTCCATGCCGGGTAGGTCGTTGACTCCGTTGACCGTGCTCAGTGTCAATGACGGCCAGCGGAACTGCCAGGCGCCACCTGGGTCGGGGGAGCGATCGAGCATGACGAACCCGGATCCAGCGGCAAGACCCGCCCGGCGGAGGTGATAGCCGGCGGACAGTCCTGCTTGTCCGGCACCGATGACGGCCACATCTGTTTCGATCACGGTTGTCAGTACATCAGCCCGCGGGCACCGGTCGCATCTACCCATGAGTAACGTCTGTGTCCATGATCGGACAGTCTCGTGACGGCGACGTCGTCACCCTAGAACTCAGGCGTCCCGAGCGGCGCAATGCACTCGACACCGCCCTCTGCGTCGAGCTCCGCGAGGGAGTCGAGGCAGCCGTCGAATCCGGCGCGCGTGTCATCGTGATCACCGGCCAGGGTTCGAGCTTCTGTGCGGGAGCCGATCTGGAGGGTGACAGTTTCCCGGAGGAGTTCCCCGAGGCGCTGGAGCGGCTCCTCAGGGCGGTCGACAGCGCCCCCGTGCCTGTCGTTGCCGCTGTCAACGGCCCGGCGGTCGGCGGCGGGACGCAGCTCGCCATCGCGTGCGATCTGCGGGTCGTCGCCGACGGTGCATTCTTCGAAATTCCGTCGACTCGGCTCGGTATCGCGGTCAACAACTGGACCATCAAGAGGCTGGCATCGCTCGCAGGCGGGGGCGTCGCGCGGACCATTCTGATCGGCGGTGAGCGTCTCGACGCCGATGCCGCCTTCGTCAGTGGTCTCGCCAACAAGCGCGGTGATCTGGCCGTCGCACTGGAATGGGCGTCGGCGATCACCGAACTCGCGCCCCTGGCGTTGAGGCATCTCAAGCTCGTGTTCAACGACGACGGCTCCCACGACGAGCCGACGCCGGATCAGTGGGCCGCGTTCGGTGCTGCGTGGACGAGCGAGGACATGAAGGAAGCGCGCCTCGCGCGTAAAGAGAAACGCAAGCCGAAGTTCCTCGGACGTTGATCGCCATGGCAAGGTGACGGTTGCCGATTACCTGCCCTTGAATATCGTCAATTCCGTTCTGTCCCTTAAGGGTAGAGCTGTTCCACTGTTAACCCTGTAGTCGTGTTCCGTGCCCCGGTCGGCCAATTTTCGGTCCCCGCAGGCCCGTTAGCTGTGCGCCGCACCCAGTTGGGTGCGCGCACGTACACACCTGGAAGACGGGGAACATGAAGATCGGAAAATTCGCAGCAACGTCGGCATTGGTGATCGCGGCCATGACGACCGCAATGGGTACCTCGTATGCGGACCCGGCTCCCGCCCCCGCGCCGGTGGGTTGGAACGTCAGTGCCGCCGGTGACCAGGTCATCGTCGATACTTCCGCTGGAACGCTCAGCAACGAGAACAACCACCTGGTCGTCCGCGACGCCGGCGGCGCATTGGTGGACTCGGTTCCGCTGTCCATCGCGTTCGACGGACTCGCGCACCCGGTCGCAGCGGATATCGACGGCAATCACGCCGTTCTGACCGCCGATGTGTCACCGGCAGCCGCAACCCCGGTCTCGACGCAGATTCCTGGATTGCAGCAGGTCGATCTTCCCGCGGCGGTCGCTGGAACGAAGGACAACATCGGACTCTCCGCATCGGTCGGCGGATTCCTCGGTGCTGCAACAGGTCTCGTCGGTGGATGCCTGCTCGGGGCCCTCGCCGTCGGCGTCGTCTCTGCGCCGGCAGCACTGCTGTTCGGTGCAGGACCGATCGCGGGATGCATCGGTGGCGCCTTGCTTCTCGGATCCACCGCATCGCTCGCAGGTACCGCCATCGGCGGCCTCAGTGCCATCGCCGGCAATGCGGGACCGTTCATCACGCTGCTGAACGCACCGCCCGTCAAGAAGTAACGCTCTTCGTCTTGCTCCGGCCTCTGTGCCGGAGCAGGATGTAGCGGTGGTTCTTGGTGACCGGGAGAGCGCGCGTCTGCAGTACGAGGGTGACGGCGGGGTGCGGCGCGAAGTGCTGCTCTCACCCGATCGCGCCCGGCTGACCCTGGGCCGATCGTCGCAGGCAGACATCTCGTTCGCAGACGACAGCGAGGTGTCCCGGCTGCATGCGGCGGTCGAGTGGATGGCAGGGCACTGGACCATCGTCGACGACGGCCTTTCGCGCAACGGCACCTACGTGGGCGGGGACAGGCTCACCGGTAGACGACGGCTGCGGCACGGCGACACCATTCGCATCGGCACGTCCCTGCTCACGTTCCACGACTTCTCCGGCATCGGTGACGAGGCAACCCGGATCGCGTCGGAGATGCCGGACACTCGATCGCTCACCGAGACACAGCGGGCAGTTCTCGTTGCGCTGTGTCGCCCGTACAAACACAACGCAACGTTCGCGAACCCGGCGTCGAATCAACAGATCGCGACCGAGATATTCCTCAGCGTCGACGCCGTCAAGACACACCTGCGGGTGCTGTTCGCCAAATTCGGAGTCGAGGATCTGCCGCAGAACGTCAAGCGGGTCAGACTGGCCGAGCGCGCGATCCAGAGTGGAGTGATCTCACAGCGCGATCTCTAGCGGTGCTCGCACGGACGTCTGGGCTCGCATGGACGTCTGGGCTCGCATGGACGTCTGGTCGAGGAGTACACCGATCGCTTCGGCGACCTCCGTCGCACGCTCGAGGATCACCATGTGTCCGGCTTTGTCGACCGTGACCAGTCGAGCGGCGGGGAGGCTGTCGGCGATTGCCTTCGAGTGGAGCAGTGGGGTCATGAGGTCGTCCGACCCACACAGGACCATTGTCGGCACGACGGCGAGAGCCGACAGAGACTTCGATTCGTCGAAATCGTGCAGTGAGCCCAGGAAGCCTGCCATCGTGACGACCGACGTCTCGTTGAGCATCGCCGACGCCAATGCGACGACTCGGGGACTCACTCGACGTGATCCGCAGCCGGCCGCGCGCACGATCGGTGCGCAAATTCCCCTGCTCAGGCGCTTCGATGCGCCCATCACTCGTGGCGCCCGTCGCACGACGGTTCGGAACAGTGAGACCGCCGGATGCGCTAGGCACGCGCCGATTCCCTCCTCGGCGATACCGTGTGCTGCCGTCGCCACCAGCCCGACGCCCACGAGACGATCGCCGAGCTCTGCGAGGTGCTGCCGGACGTAGGACATGATCGTCATTCCGCCCATGGAATGGCCGACAAGGACGTATTTTCCGGTGGGAATCATCGTTCTGACGATCGCTCCGAGATCGCGTCCCAGCTGCTCGATGGTGTACGAGCCGGTATCGGCGGCAGAGGACGAACCGTGGCCGCGGTGGTCGTAGGAGACCATGCGAATGTCCTCGCCCCACGTCTTCTCCAGCGCCGCGGCCACGTCGAGCCACGACTCCTTGGCGAGACAGTGGCCGTGCACGAAGACGACGGTCATGGAGGCATCCTGCGCGCCTGTTTCGTACACGGCGAGAGCGGTGCCGTCGTCGGTGACCACTGTGGATCGACCGCGGCTTCTACTGCGTGTTCGCTCGCTCATGCTCGTCTCCGATGCGCTGCAGGTGTGTAAGGGTTTTCGCCGCCGTCAAGCGTCGCGTTACGTGATGTTCATATTCTGCTCGCGCGCCTTCGCGTCGGGACCCTCCCGAAGAGTGTGAGATGTCCGCCCTGAGGGGTAGCTTTCTTCACCCTGGGGTGGGTACCGACCAAGCCGGAGGTGAAACAGGATCGAATCACACAAGAAGCGCAGGGTGAGCAGGGAGGACTGGGCGATGACGAACGACGACATCGTGGACATGCTCGAGGCGCGGGTTCCACTCGCGGTGGGCGGGGACTTGGCAGCTCTCTCCGACTTGATCGGGTTGGTCAGGCCCAAGCTGAAGCGTTACTGCGCGACTCGCGTGAGTAATTCGGAGGTAGTGGCAGACGACGTCGTTCAGGATGTCTGTCTCGCTCTCGTCTCGGCGATTCCGAAATATCGCGACGTCGGCAAGCCCTTCATGGCGTTCGTGTACGGCATTGCAGCGCACAAGATCGCCGATGCCGGACGAAAAGCCGCGTCACGTCGTGCGTATTCGCTCGAATTGGTGATCGAGGAGCCATTCACCGAGGAGTCCCCGGAGTCGCATGCCGTCGAAGGCGAATTGCGAACCCATGCACAGGCTTTGATGAACACCTTGCCGCCGAGGCATCGAAAGATCGTTCTGATGCGGGTGATATGGGGAATGACGGCCCCCCAGACCGGTCGAGCCCTGGGAATGAGTGCGGGCGCAGTTCGAGTCGCGCAGCACCGCGCCATGAATCAGCTGCGTGCGGAACTGTCGAACTTTTCGTTGCTGACGGCGTGAGGTCCTCGTCCATTCGCCTATTCGTCCATTGACCCGGAATCGACGCGGACTGATCGGTATGCTTCGCTGAGCACATGGAACACGGCGACGAGCACGATTCCGGTCGGCTGAAGCGGAGACCGACCCCTGCCCAGGCCATTGTTGCAGGCGTCGTACTCGCATTCGCGGTAGCGGTGTTCCTGCGGCAGGCGCTACAGGAGTCCGGTGCTGCACAGTCGGCAGCGTTCTACGTCGGGATTCCCGCAGTCATTGCCGTGATCGTCGTGCTGTCCGCCCCTGGGCGCAGTGCCGTGGGCATCGTGATGAAGGAGATCACGGTTCTTCTGCTGATGTCGATGATGCTGTTGGGCGAAGGGTTCATCTGCGTCATCATCGCGGCACCCATCTTCTATCTGGTCGGTGCTCTCGTCGCGATTGCCGTGGAGAAGATCGTCCCTGGGCGCGACGACAAGACCGGTCTGAAGATCGTTGTGGTGCCGACACTGATCGTTCTCGCCTCGCTGGAAGGCGTCGTACCGGCCACGACGTTCGCGGGCCCGACGACGGTATCGGCAGCCAAGGTCCTCGATCTCGCGCCTGCCGAGGTCGAGGCTGCGTGGGAACGGCCGTTGGATTTCGACGGCACGGCGCTCCCGGGAGTGCTGTCGTGGGGATTTCCGCAACCGCGGTCCGACAGCGGCGGAGCGTTGGAGGTGGGTGAGCGCCGCACCGTGTCGTTCACCGGCGCGCACCATCGACCGTTGTTCGTCGCCGACCATCATTGGGGCGAGCACATCACCGATTTGAGCTTCGAAGTCGCGGACCGAACACCGACCTCGGCCAGGCTTCGTATCGTCGAAGACACAAGTCCCATCTCGTCGTGGTTGACGTGGGATATGGCCGACATCACCTGGCGCGCAGTCGATGCCTCGCACACCGCCGTCGAACTCGACTTGACCTACACCCGAGAACTGGCCCCCGCCTGGTACTTCGGCCCGATCGAGAAAGCCGTCGTCGAGCGGGCAGCGGACTATCTGATCGATTCGCTCGACCCGACACCGTGAGTGTCGAGACCGGTCTGTCCGTCGCAGCGCTCCGTTCTTTCGCTGCCCTGGTGCCGATGCTGCTCGCCGGGGCGCTGTGGCTGACTGCGACTCCTCGGGTCCGAGGGGCCGCCTTCCTGGCGCTGCTGTGGAACCTCGTGGCGCTGCTTCTGGTGAATGCTCTTGCCGTTCAGCAACAGTGGTGGAGCTTCGGCACCGAGGGCACTATGTGGGCTGCGGTGGCCGTAGATGTGGTTCTGGGATGGGCTGCGCTGTGGGGCGCAGTGCCGATCTTGTCGATGGAGTGGGTGAGACCCGAAGTCACCGTGTGTGTCCTGGTTGTCGCCGACGTCCTGGCGATGGGGAGTTTACGTCCGCTCGTCGCGCTGGAGTCGACGTGGTGGTGGGGCGAGATGCTTGCCGTTTCGGTCGCGTTGGTGCCCGGAGTCGTACTCGGGGTTCTGACTGTGCGCGAGCGCGCACTTCGAGTGCGGGCGAGTCTGCAGGTCGTCCTTTTCGGCACGCTGATCGGCTTTGTGATTCCCACGGTGGCGTTCGAGCTCAGTGGAACCGGTTGGTTCGTCCGCCTGCGGGAGGTGGGCGGCGTGTTCGATTGGCTCCTGATTCAATTCGGTGTCCTGATATCGATTCTCGCGCTGCGTGCCGTCGCCGAATTCGCGACAGTGGGCGGTGGTACTCCGTTCCCGTGGGATCCGCCGAAACGAATGGTGGTCACCGGGCCGTACGCGTACGTGACCAACCCGATGCAACTCTCTGCCGTCGCACTTCTCGTGATCGCTGCGGCTCTGTTTCGGGAACCCTCGATCGCCGTGGCCGCCGTCATCGGCGTTGCTTTCAGTGCAGGTCTTGCGGCCTGGCACGAGCGCACCGAGCTCGACGACCGATTCGGTTCGGCGTGGCTCGAGTACCGCGCGTCCGTCCGAGAGTGGAGACCGCGATGGACACCCGTGGGCCTGGCGCCGGCAACCCTGTACGCATCGGTCACGTGCGACCCGTGTTCGAGCGTCGGACCATGGTTCGAACGCAGGGCGCCGGTCGGACTCGTCGTCGCGGCAGCGGAAACTCATTCCGACGCGTTGACCCGGGTGCGATACGAGGGAGCGGTCACGCTGACCGGCACCCGCGCGGTCGCAGCCGCGCTCGAACATGTGTCGCTGGGGTGGGCGCTGGTGGGGTGGACGATGCGCGCGCCGGCTCTCGGATGGTTTCTGCAACTGTTGGTCGACGCCTGTGGGGGAGGTCCGCGCACGATCGACGCGTCCGATTAGCCGGTATTGTCCGTTCGCGTAACAGCACCTGTACCTCGCGTGACGTGGGCGACACGTGACGGTTCTACCGTCGTTCCATGACCGCTGTGCAGCCCGCGCCGACCGATACGGCACTGAAGGAAACGCTAGAGGACTACACGCTGCGCTTTGCGCCGCGTAGCTACCGTAAGTGGGGCACCGGCGTCGTCGCCACGTCCGCGCTCGGCGGAATCGCCTACCTCGCCGACTTCGCGATCGGCGCCAACATCGGAATCTCCTACGGCACCGGAAACGCGCTGTGGGGAATTCTGGTGTTCGCGGTCGTGATCTTCCTTACCGGGTTGCCGTTGGCCTACTATGCCGCACGATACAACATCGACCTCGACTTGATCACTCGTGGAAGCGGATTCGGCTACTACGGCTCCGTCGTCACCAACGTCATCTTCGCAACGTTCACGTTCATCTTCTTCGCGCTCGAAGGTTCAATCATGGCGCAGGGCTTACAGTTGGGGCTGAACATACCGTTGCCCATCGGCTACGCAGTGTCCACCCTGATGGTCATACCCTTGGTCATATACGGGATGAAGGCGCTCGCAAAGCTGCAGGTCTGGACGACGCCGCTCTGGCTCGTGCTGATGGTGTTCCCGTTCATCTATCTGGTCGCAGCGCATCCAGATTCGGTGGGCACCTTCTTGGCTTACGGCGGCGCCGACGGTGCCGAGGGCAAAGGCGTGAACTTCGGCTCGGTCATGCTGGCTGCAGGAGTGTGTCTCTCGCTCATCGCGCAGATCGCCGAGCAGATCGACTACCTACGGTTCATGCCGCCCAAGACGCCGGAGAACCAGCGGCGCTGGTGGACCGCGGTACTGCTCGCGGGCCCCGGATGGGTCATCTTCGGCGCGTTGAAGCAGATCGTGGGGCTGTTCCTGGCGGTCTACCTGATCGCGAACGTCGCCGACGGAGCCTCCATCGCGAACGAGCCGGTACATCAGTTCCTGGAGATCTACGAGAACATGATGCCCGGTTGGCTCGCCATGACGCTCGCGGTGATCCTCGTCGTGATCAGTCAGATCAAGATCAACGTGACCAACGCGTACTCCGGTTCGCTCGCGTGGACCAACGCGTACACGCGCGTCACCAAGACCTATCCGGGACGGATGGTGTTCGTGCTGTTCAACCTCGCGATCGCGTTGATTCTGATGGAAGCGAACATGTTCAGCTTCCTCAACGACATCCTCGGGTTCTACGCGAACTGCGGCATCGCATGGATCGCGGTCGTCGCTTCGGACATCGTGTTCAACAAGTACATCCTGAAGCTGTCGCCGAAGGTGCCCGAGTTCCGACGCGGCATGCTCTACAACTTCAATCCCGTCGGATTCGTGTCGATGCTCCTCGCGGCCGGACTGGCGATCCTTACATTCTTCGGCGGATTGGGCAGTGCTCTCGAGCCGTACTCGCCGATCGTCGCACTCGTCATCGCCATCGTCATGCCGCCGATCCTGGCCGTTGCGACCAAAGGGAAGTACTACTTGCGTCGCACCGACGACGGGATCGACCTCCCGATGTTCGACGAACACGGAAATCCCTCGGATGCAACGCTTTTCTGCCACGTTTCCGGTATGGAGTTCGAGCGGCCGGACATGATCCGATCGGCGAAGACGGGTCCGGAAGGGGAGATCCTGTACATCTCGTCGCTCTCCCTGAGCACCGACAAGACGGGGGAGCACATTCTTCCGGAGCAGAACTAGGAGCGGCTCCGCCGCCAGTGGCACGGTTAAGTGTGTTGGGGTGCACTGAACCGCGCCACTGGAGCTACCTACCCTCGAACCTCGGATCCCTGCGTTCGAGCATCGCGTTCACAGCCTCGGAGTGATCCGACGTCGTGTGCGCAATGGCCTGAAATGCCGCGGAGAGCTCCAGGAGACTGTCCAGGCTCTGGTGCTGCCCTTCCCTCAGCAGCTTCTTGGTCATCCGCAGAACCTGCGGCGGGTTGGCAGCTACGCGATCGGCCAAGGCGTGTGCAGCGGCAAGAAGCTCGTTGGGTTCGACAACTTGTGATACCAGTCCCCAGTCCAGCGCCGTCGCGGCGTCGATTGCCTCACCGGTGAAGGCCATTTCGCTCGCTCTTGCCATCCCGACTGCGCGGGGGAGAAGCCATGCGCCGCCGTCGCCGGGGATGATGCCGACTTTGACGAAACTCTCGGCGAACTTGGCCGTCGTCGACGCGATGCGCAGATCGCACATCAAGGCCAGGTCGCAACCCGCGCCGATCGCAGCGCCGTTGACGGCCGCGATCGTCGGGATCTCACAGTGGTACAGCGCTTTCGGAATGCGTTGGATTCCGTGTCGGTAGCCCTGCCGTAGCTCCGCCGGACTCCCGCCGAACATCCCTTCCTTGTCGCGCATGTGTTTGACGTTGCCGCCGGAGGAGAACGCCGAGCCGGCCCCAGTCAGAATCGCGACGCGCACGCTGGGATCGCGGTTCGCGGCCAGCACCGCGTCTTCGAGGGCATCGATCGTCTCGATTTCCGAGATCGGATTCCGGGCGTCCGGATTGTTCAGCGTCCAGAGCAGGACGTCGTCACGGCGTTCGATCAACAGCGGTTCGGTCATGCCTAATAGTGCAACACGTTCTGACCCTCCGGGTCAGTGGCACGGTTAAGTATGCGGGAGCACACTTAACCGTGCCACTGGGGGCGGAGCCCCCGGCACTAGACCGTCCTGGTCAGCCGATCGGCCAGCAGGCGGGAGAACTTGGCCGGATCCTTGAGCTCGGTCCCTTCGGCGAGAAGCGCTGTGGCGTAGAGCAACTCAGCTGTCTCGGCGAGGCTCGGGTCGTCGCTGCGATCCTCGCGAGCTTTCTTGAGCCCGGTGACCAGATCGTGCGTCGGGTTCAGCTCGAGGATGCGCTTGGACGTCGGAATGAACTGTCCCGACGCCTTGTACATCTTTTCGAGCTGAGGGGAGAAGCTGAACTCGTCACCGACGACGCAGGCGGGCGAGGTGGTCAGACGTGAGGACAGGCGAACTTCCTTGACGTCCTCGCTCAGCGTCTCGCTCATCCACTTCAGTAGGTCCTCGAACTCCTTGCCCTGCTCTTCGCGCTTGGACTCGGCGTCCTTCTTCTCCTCTTCGGTGTCGAGGTCGACCTCGCCCTTGGAGATGGACTGGAAGGACTTGCCGTCGAAGTCGGGAACATTGCCGACCCAAACCTCGTCGACCGAGTCGGTCAGCAGCAGCACTTCGAGGCCACGAGCCTTGAAGGCCTCCATGTGCGGCGAGCTTTCGATCTGCTGACGAGACTCACCCGTCATGTAGTAGATCTGCTCCTGTCCGTCCTTCATCCGGTCGACGTACTCGGCGAGCGTGGTCAACCCCTCTTCGCTGTTGGTCGAGGCGAACGACGAGACCGTCAGCAGCGTCTCGCGGTTGTCGGAATCGGAGATCAGGCCTTCCTTGAGTGCCCGACCGAACTGCGACCAGAACGTCTGGTACTTCTCGGCGTGCTCGCTCTGCATTTCTTTGATCGTCGAGAGCACCTTGCGGGTCAGACGACGACGGATCGCGCGAATCTGACGGTCCTGCTGCAAGATCTCGCGAGAGACGTTGAGCGAGAGGTCTTGTGCGTCGACGACACCCTTGATGAAGCGGAGGTACTCGGGGAGTAGCTCCTCGGAGTCGTCCATGATGAAGACGCGCTTGACGTACAGGTGCACGCCGGTCTTGCCCTCGCGCATGAACAGGTCGAACGGTGCCTGCGAAGGAATGAACAGGAGCGCTTGGTATTCGAACGTACCCTCGGCCTTGAACGGGATGACCTCGAGCGGCTCGTCCCATGCATGGCTCACATGCTTGTAGAACTCCTTGTACTCCTCCTCGGACACTTCGTCCTTGGGGCGAGTCCACAGAGCCTTCTGCGAGTTGATCGTCTCGGTCTCGATCGTGACGGTGTCCTCGGCGCCTTCCTCTTCCGATTTCACCCGCTTTTCGACGTCGATCCGGATGGGCCACGCGATGAAGTCGGAGTACTTCTTGACGAGCTGC is part of the Rhodococcus sovatensis genome and encodes:
- a CDS encoding enoyl-CoA hydratase, which codes for MIGQSRDGDVVTLELRRPERRNALDTALCVELREGVEAAVESGARVIVITGQGSSFCAGADLEGDSFPEEFPEALERLLRAVDSAPVPVVAAVNGPAVGGGTQLAIACDLRVVADGAFFEIPSTRLGIAVNNWTIKRLASLAGGGVARTILIGGERLDADAAFVSGLANKRGDLAVALEWASAITELAPLALRHLKLVFNDDGSHDEPTPDQWAAFGAAWTSEDMKEARLARKEKRKPKFLGR
- a CDS encoding FHA domain-containing protein, encoding MVLGDRESARLQYEGDGGVRREVLLSPDRARLTLGRSSQADISFADDSEVSRLHAAVEWMAGHWTIVDDGLSRNGTYVGGDRLTGRRRLRHGDTIRIGTSLLTFHDFSGIGDEATRIASEMPDTRSLTETQRAVLVALCRPYKHNATFANPASNQQIATEIFLSVDAVKTHLRVLFAKFGVEDLPQNVKRVRLAERAIQSGVISQRDL
- a CDS encoding alpha/beta hydrolase produces the protein MSERTRSRSRGRSTVVTDDGTALAVYETGAQDASMTVVFVHGHCLAKESWLDVAAALEKTWGEDIRMVSYDHRGHGSSSAADTGSYTIEQLGRDLGAIVRTMIPTGKYVLVGHSMGGMTIMSYVRQHLAELGDRLVGVGLVATAAHGIAEEGIGACLAHPAVSLFRTVVRRAPRVMGASKRLSRGICAPIVRAAGCGSRRVSPRVVALASAMLNETSVVTMAGFLGSLHDFDESKSLSALAVVPTMVLCGSDDLMTPLLHSKAIADSLPAARLVTVDKAGHMVILERATEVAEAIGVLLDQTSMRAQTSMRAQTSVRAPLEIAL
- the shbA gene encoding RNA polymerase sigma factor ShbA; amino-acid sequence: MTNDDIVDMLEARVPLAVGGDLAALSDLIGLVRPKLKRYCATRVSNSEVVADDVVQDVCLALVSAIPKYRDVGKPFMAFVYGIAAHKIADAGRKAASRRAYSLELVIEEPFTEESPESHAVEGELRTHAQALMNTLPPRHRKIVLMRVIWGMTAPQTGRALGMSAGAVRVAQHRAMNQLRAELSNFSLLTA
- a CDS encoding methyltransferase family protein; its protein translation is MSVETGLSVAALRSFAALVPMLLAGALWLTATPRVRGAAFLALLWNLVALLLVNALAVQQQWWSFGTEGTMWAAVAVDVVLGWAALWGAVPILSMEWVRPEVTVCVLVVADVLAMGSLRPLVALESTWWWGEMLAVSVALVPGVVLGVLTVRERALRVRASLQVVLFGTLIGFVIPTVAFELSGTGWFVRLREVGGVFDWLLIQFGVLISILALRAVAEFATVGGGTPFPWDPPKRMVVTGPYAYVTNPMQLSAVALLVIAAALFREPSIAVAAVIGVAFSAGLAAWHERTELDDRFGSAWLEYRASVREWRPRWTPVGLAPATLYASVTCDPCSSVGPWFERRAPVGLVVAAAETHSDALTRVRYEGAVTLTGTRAVAAALEHVSLGWALVGWTMRAPALGWFLQLLVDACGGGPRTIDASD
- a CDS encoding crotonase/enoyl-CoA hydratase family protein; amino-acid sequence: MTEPLLIERRDDVLLWTLNNPDARNPISEIETIDALEDAVLAANRDPSVRVAILTGAGSAFSSGGNVKHMRDKEGMFGGSPAELRQGYRHGIQRIPKALYHCEIPTIAAVNGAAIGAGCDLALMCDLRIASTTAKFAESFVKVGIIPGDGGAWLLPRAVGMARASEMAFTGEAIDAATALDWGLVSQVVEPNELLAAAHALADRVAANPPQVLRMTKKLLREGQHQSLDSLLELSAAFQAIAHTTSDHSEAVNAMLERRDPRFEGR
- the htpG gene encoding molecular chaperone HtpG encodes the protein MTTEQREFQAETRQLLDLMVHSIYSNKDSFLRELISNASDALDKLRLESYRDKDLDVDVSDLHIEVDIDKEARTLTIRDNGIGMSRDEVIDLIGTLAKSGTAEVRKKLKEAKDAAASEELIGQFGIGFYSTFMVADKVTLLTRKAGEATATRWESSGEGTYEISDVDGAPQGSSVTLHLKPTDEEDHLYDYASESKIKQLVKKYSDFIAWPIRIDVEKRVKSEEEGAEDTVTIETETINSQKALWTRPKDEVSEEEYKEFYKHVSHAWDEPLEVIPFKAEGTFEYQALLFIPSQAPFDLFMREGKTGVHLYVKRVFIMDDSEELLPEYLRFIKGVVDAQDLSLNVSREILQQDRQIRAIRRRLTRKVLSTIKEMQSEHAEKYQTFWSQFGRALKEGLISDSDNRETLLTVSSFASTNSEEGLTTLAEYVDRMKDGQEQIYYMTGESRQQIESSPHMEAFKARGLEVLLLTDSVDEVWVGNVPDFDGKSFQSISKGEVDLDTEEEKKDAESKREEQGKEFEDLLKWMSETLSEDVKEVRLSSRLTTSPACVVGDEFSFSPQLEKMYKASGQFIPTSKRILELNPTHDLVTGLKKAREDRSDDPSLAETAELLYATALLAEGTELKDPAKFSRLLADRLTRTV